From the Montipora capricornis isolate CH-2021 chromosome 2, ASM3666992v2, whole genome shotgun sequence genome, one window contains:
- the LOC138037215 gene encoding uncharacterized protein translates to MPMQDLAYRFGISIATVSRTFSAWMVVPDARLAFLIRWPEREDLWQTMPQCFQVSFGNKTTVFIDCFEVFINRPSNLMARAQTYSNYKSHNTVKILVGITPQGSISFASNAWGGRKSDKFLTDNCGILKKLLPGDLVMADRGFTIQDSLIFYRAQLAIPAFTRGKYQLDPVDVEGTCGIANVRIHVERIIGLLRRKYTILSGILPIDFLQCDPNGSQEAKIPD, encoded by the coding sequence ATGCCAATGCAGGATCTTGCTTACCGCTTTGGTATTTCCATTGCAACAGTTTCAAGGACATTCTCTGCATGGATGGTCGTCCCTGATGCTAGATTAGCCTTTCTAATAAGGTGGCCAGAGCGTGAAGACTTATGGCAGACCATGCCTCAATGCTTTCAAGTTTCctttggcaacaaaactacagtatTTATTGACTGCTTTGAGGTCTTCATCAATAGACCGTCCAATCTCATGGCCAGAGCACAAACTTATTCCAACTATAAAAGTCATAACACCGTAAAAATATTGGTTGGAATAACTCCACAAGGGAGTATTTCATTTGCGTCAAATGCTTGGGGTGGCAGAAAATCCGACAAGTTTCTTACTGACAATTGTGGAATTCTTAAGAAGCTTCTTCCTGGAGATTTGGTAATGGCTGATCGTGGATTTACCATCCAGGATAGCCTGATATTCTACCGAGCCCAACTTGCAATTCCAGCATTTACGAGAGGAAAGTACCAGTTGGACCCAGTAGATGTCGAGGGAACCTGTGGCATTGCAAATGTCCGAATACACGTGGAAAGGATAATTGGGCTTTTGAGGAGAAAGTACACAATTCTTTCTGGAATTTTGCCAATTGACTTCTTACAGTGTGACCCTAATGGTTCCCAAGAGGCTAAAATTCCTGATTGA